In Dromaius novaehollandiae isolate bDroNov1 chromosome 2, bDroNov1.hap1, whole genome shotgun sequence, one DNA window encodes the following:
- the LOC135327497 gene encoding uncharacterized protein LOC135327497, translating to MGGGEEEEEEEEEEEEEEEEEEEEEEEEEEEEEEEEEEEEEEEEEEDARTSSGQPTAKFRMLPGRKSAGKSHCWHGPYSSGGAQKPALPSRPCTHSTAVLGQEHGVGAVVTTSWTSIPRERRLYVEKPRHVKGVVSVPVLDFFFKVKFLPAATSHYSC from the exons atgggggggggagaagaagaggaagaagaagaagaagaagaggaagaagaagaggaagaagaagaagaagaggaagaagaggaagaggaggaagaagaagaagaggaagaggaggaagaagaagaagaagaggaagaag ACGCGAGGACAAGCAGTGGTCAGCCAACAGCCAAATTTCGCATGCTCCCTGGAAGGAAAAGCGCTGGAAAGAGTCATTGCTGGCATGGACCGTACTCATCAGGAGGAGCACAGAAGCCTGCTCTGCCATCGCGCCCGTGTACCCACAGCACTGCTGTTCTTGGGCAAGAGCATGGGGTGGGTGCTGTTGTGACCACCTCCTGGACCAGCATCCCCAGGGAGAGGAGGCTCTATGTGGAAAAGCCAAGGCATGTTAAAGGCGTTGTTTCAGTACCAGtattggactttttttttaaagtcaaattttTACCCGCAGCTACCTCTCATTATTCCTGTTAA